A stretch of DNA from Telopea speciosissima isolate NSW1024214 ecotype Mountain lineage chromosome 5, Tspe_v1, whole genome shotgun sequence:
agaaggagaatacCCACACAAAGATCTTATTAACCTCACTGTCCGCTATGGTTGCTGAGACGACTACCTTCCCCATAGATATCACAAAGACGAGGCTCCAGCTTCATGGTGCATCACTCTCTTCAACTAGCCCGACTAATGCATTCCAAGTGGCATTTGAGACCGTTCAGCGTGAAGGCACTCTAGGTCTTTATAAGGGCCTCTCCCCTGCAATCCTCCGACATCTCTTCTATACACCACTCCGAATTGTTGGGTATGAACACTTAAGAGAGGCCTTTCCAATTGTTTCTTTTTCCCTCATTGGCAAGGCTTTCATTGGAGGGCTTTCTGGCATGATTGCTCAGGTTGTGGCTAGCCCCGCTGACCTTGTAAAGGTCAGAATGCAAGCAGATGGTCTGCTGGTGAGCCAGGGTCTGCAACCAAGGTATACTGGTCCATTTGATGCCATAAACAAGATTGTGCACACAGAAGGTATTTGGGGGCTTTGGAGAGGGGTTCTTCCAAATGTGCAGAGAGCTTTCTTAGTCAACATGGGAGAGTTAGCTTGCTATGATCATGCAAAGCGTTTTATAATCCAGAATCAGATTTGCGAGGACGGTGTTTATGCTCACACCTTTGCTTCTATCATGTCAGGTCTTTCAGCTACCACTTTAAGCTGTCCTGCAGATGTTGTGAAGACAAGAATGATGAACCAAGCTTCAAGTAAGGAAGCTAAGGTCATGTATAAGAGCTCTTATGATTGTTTGGTGAAGACCCTGAGAATTGAAGGTTTACGTGCGCTGTGGAAAGGGTTCTTTCCCACATGGGCAAGGCTTGGTCCTTGGCAGTTTGTATTTTGGGTTTCTTATGAGAAGTTCAGGTACATAGCGgggctttcttctttttgatagAGTTTCTTTCTATACGTCTGCTAGAAGTTAAATATCATTCAAATTGCCTTTGCTGATTTACTAATAAAAATTCTCTCCCTCTGTGCTCCTATATCTAATCTTTACTTTGAATTCTCGTTGTGTTCATGGGTTACGGTGTTACCATTGAAAATCATATTCTGGTTTGTTATGAATGATGAGTTTTTCACCTATA
This window harbors:
- the LOC122660840 gene encoding mitochondrial uncoupling protein 3, whose product is MERSKEKENTHTKILLTSLSAMVAETTTFPIDITKTRLQLHGASLSSTSPTNAFQVAFETVQREGTLGLYKGLSPAILRHLFYTPLRIVGYEHLREAFPIVSFSLIGKAFIGGLSGMIAQVVASPADLVKVRMQADGLLVSQGLQPRYTGPFDAINKIVHTEGIWGLWRGVLPNVQRAFLVNMGELACYDHAKRFIIQNQICEDGVYAHTFASIMSGLSATTLSCPADVVKTRMMNQASSKEAKVMYKSSYDCLVKTLRIEGLRALWKGFFPTWARLGPWQFVFWVSYEKFRYIAGLSSF